The following are encoded together in the Piliocolobus tephrosceles isolate RC106 unplaced genomic scaffold, ASM277652v3 unscaffolded_20, whole genome shotgun sequence genome:
- the LOC113225272 gene encoding uncharacterized protein LOC113225272, translating into MRGFHDQIQEQKGEVRLTNGPSGLFRGARFCPPPPPPRNLTAHAPVGRPHPRGSASKVADSRRTAQCASSARRRERERELRRGSVGFSTSDKDAFPDRRPEPCSFAIRQGLQRASSSFWAPVSRKSPAIPFQTGSFRGEFSSVDSDLLRLTSLGNPASRGTSAPGHTCFTPAPAPPRQQAHSQVVRLRMDHELSKRKKVKILNYAAI; encoded by the exons ATGAGAGGTTTCCATGATCAAATCCAGGAGCAGAAGGGAGAAGTGAGGCTCACAAATGGTCCATCCGGGCTTTTCCGTGGAGCCCGtttctgccccccccccccccccccgaggaAT CTCACTGCGCACGCGCCGGTCGGCCGGCCGCACCCACGCGGCTCAGCTAGCAAAGTTGCAGACAGCCGGCGAACCGCTCAATGCGCTTCTTCCGCCCGCcgcagagaaagggaaagagaactCCGCAGGGGCTCCGTTGGCTTCTCGACGAGTGACAAAGATGCTTTCCCAGATAGAAGACCGGAGCCCTGCTCCTTTGCGATCCGCCAAGGGCTGCAGAGAGCATCCTCATCCTTTTGGGCACCTGTGTCCAGGAAGAGCCCGGCCATCCCTTTCCAGACTGGATCCTTCAGAGGTGAATTTTCTTCGGTGGATTCCGATTTGCTCCGTCTGACCAGCCTAGGCAATCCAGCATCGCGTGGTACCAGTGCCCCCGGGCACACTTGCTTCACGCCGGCGCCGGCTCCGCCTCGCCAGCAAGCGCATTCCcag gtggTCAGGCTCAGGATGGACCATGAgctttcaaaaaggaaaaaggtgaAAATCCTCAACTATGCTGCCATCTGA